CATTACACTTTGCTTGCCAGATGTACTGAGAACAGAATACAAAGTGTTCAGAAAGCACATTTGTTTCTctacattttgtatttaatagcagaacataatttaatttgtatCCAACTACTCACTGCTTGGTAAAccaaaataatgttaatttatgACAAAAAATAAGTGAATCAATATCTTGTATGGATCTTGCATTAGTCTGAATGCATTTCATGGAGACATGTATATTTTTACCTGATACAGCTGTGTTGGAGCACTGGTACATCTGCTCAGCCCTCTCTTCTCTGCCTCCTTGGAAAGTCGCCATGCTTCCTTCTCTGAATGCTGCAAAGTCCTCCAAGCTATGCCTCCTGATGTGAATGCTAGAATCATCATCCCCTAAGTGCTGCCCCTTGAATGAGTCCAGCGACTGGTCCTGGCTGACTCGCAGGTGCTCGTGTGGTTGTCTGGTGCAGATGTTCAGGAAGTTGTTCAGTGTCTCTCCTCGAGTGCGTTTACAAAGCTGAGAGTCAGATAAGGACAATGATGAAAGCGTGTCTACTTCAAAGTAGTTCCTTGAAGTTTCTGGCAAAGCATCTGTGACTTGCTTGCCTCTTTGCTTGTCCTTCAGTTTGGACAGAGAGTTCTTGTCAAGTCTCTCGTTCAAGAGGTTGAGGAAGGCAGGACTCTGGGTTCCACTGAAGAGCCCTCCGAGGTCCTCCCTCTGTGGGATGTACTGATCCTCTTTATGTTTGTACTTGTGCTTGCGTTTGTGGAGACAGACATTTCCCAAACAGCTGCTTGAAGGGTGATGGGAGTCATTCATTCTAGATGAAGGCATCTCATGTGGCATATTCTTCGCTCTATGTCTGCTAGGAGCAGCGAGACTAGAGGACGTACCAGGGTGGAACTTTGGTGGAGGGACTGATGGCCTCATGAGTGGAGAGGCTGAAGGTCCAAGTGCATGAGATAAGTACAAGGGTGAAGGGTACTGACCATAATAGCCCATGTTTACCATACTTGTGGCAAGAGGCATGGATGTGTAAGGCATCGCGTAGGGTGCATAGTAATTGCCACCAGGCACTGGGCAGCCAAACCCTTGAATGAAAGGCATCTTTGATATTGGCTCGTTTGACTTGGCTGGCCGACCACGCCTCCTCTTTGACTTATCAGAGCTCCTGCGAAGATAGTGCACAGGGTCGTAGGGATAGTATGGCATAGGATAGTATTGGTCAAAGTTAAGACGGAAGATGCTGGGATAGGAATTCTCATGGTAGAACTTGTAGCTGCGGTGGGAGATTCGGAACAACTGGAATTTGCTAACCAGCTCCTCTAGGTCAGCCATAAACTGCAGGTCATCCCGGCTCTGGAGCGCCTTGCGTTTCCTCCGATGTTTCTGCTTCTTCAGGCTCTCTTGAGCAAAGAAATTTTCCACAGCGACTCCAGTCATATGCTTCTGGAAGTGCCCCCTCACTGCTTTGCTTTTTGCCTCTAAAACAGCGGTCTCAGCGGCATCAAAACTGCAAAGATCAAATGAGTATCTTCGGCGACATGCCGGGCCTTTCTCGGTCTGGTCTGATGTGCTGTTGTTGTCGGTGCCAATTCCACTATCGCTAGGGATTGTCTCTTCACTGTGGGACTCGCTAACTGGAGATAGGGTGACTTCTTTGACAGAAGCCACTTCGGACAGGTGGGATGGTGAGTTGGCCATTAGTCTTGGGGGAGACAGCTTCCAGTTACTACTAAGCAAGCCCTTATATGTTTTTGTGGGCAATGCACTGATAGGCTGTAGATTTGGCATTGTCTTTAGGTCATGCTGGCTGGTATCCATGGGGCCAGGGTGAGACGTCCCACCTGCTGCAGAGGGAGAAGAAAGGGAAGGCATGACCCTGGGAGAAGGCATTCCGGTTGTGGATGACATATTAGAAGGCACTAGTGGGTTCTCAAATGGACTAGATATAGGCAACGAGTGCTTATCACTGGCTTTGTGCTCATTTTGCTGGGTATGAAGATTAATTCTGGGCTTCCTTCCCCGCTTTTTGCCTATGTAAATAGTCCCACGCTTGCTGACATTGATTTGCTTGCCAAAACGGGCCTCGATTGTCGATGCCACAGTCGACATGGCATTTGAAACTGGAACACTGGACTTCAAGGCAAGATTGCCAGGACTAGAAGTGGTCAAAAGTTCATTCAAAATGTTTTGCATCTTGACCAGTTTCATTTTCTTAGGTGCCCTCTTTTTAAGGACACCTTCCTGACCTGATTTCTTGAGTTTTAATTGCTGTGCCGGAGGGGATTTGTTGAAGGCCAACTGCACCAATTTCGACAAGTTATGCTTCTTTCTCCTTTTTAAAGTGCTGGATGAATCTTGGGCTATAGGGCTAACAGGGCTTGTTGCAGTTCCCTCGTGAATCGTCTCCACAGTAAGTAACGGCTGTTTTTTGGGCCGGCCACGTTTCTTCtttactggagtaatgactgtcaaactgtttgtgtttgtgtagagTGGGCTGGATGGGGTAATAGGGAAGGCAGAGGGTGGCTCTTCGATGGACAGAGACTGATTCAAGTCTTTATGAAGAGAGGATTTCTGGGATTTTAAATAAGACCACCTTTCCTTGACCTTTGATTGCCTGCCCTCTGTTTGCTTGTCGGCATCAATCACTGATCTTTGTCTCCCAGCTGGTGTTTTCCTTGGTCTATTTTGAAACATCTCGACATCATCATTTAATGTCTCAGCACGTTCTTCTTCAATCTCCTGTAACTTTACACCAAATTGTTTTGGTGCACTGAATTctattttctttgtcattttaggTTTTGTGCTACCTTTGTGTGTTTTATCAATCTTCTCAGCTTGCTGTGTGGTTTGTGCATCAGATAAGTTGTTATCGTCACCTACTTTTTTGTTTCTTCGCTTTTTACTCTTAGATTCATCTGCATGATGAGTGCCACAACTTGATGTTGTCTTATTATCATCATCCAGCTTACTGCTTGACTTTTCAGACTCCTCTTTTTCAAATTCACTTTTATCAGTGTTGTATGGTTGTTTCTCCTTAGCATTATCTTGGTTTTCAGTATTTCTGTCCATCTTTTTATCCCACTGAAGGCCTAAATTATGCGTGGTAGAAGCCTTCATTGGGTCTTTTCTTCCATATTTACGTTTGATGTTCCCAAAAACTTGCTCAGTGACTTCCTGCAAACCTCTGTCTTTACTAAAAGAGAACATAGTTGAGTCAGCTGGGGGGCTCATTACTGCATCAACTGGAGATAATGCTAGTGAGTCAGTGCTTGGGGAAGACATGGCATGGGTGTTGGGTTCTGACAAAGGGCTCTTGTTGGTGCACGCTGATTCTCTTTTTGATTCTGGTTCTGTCCCATCCTGTTCTTGGGACACTGCATTTTCATCAGTATCCAACAGCTTTGTCCAGTCAAGGTGGCAAATGTTTCTGCTTTTAGACTCATGCTTTGGTTTCATGTTATCCATCATCACGTTGTCAGTTTTATCCATTCGTTTATAAGGCCTCTCGTAGGTCTGaaaattaaagacaaaacaaaGAATTTAGAAAATGAACTAAGATTATGTCCAGCTCATATACTACGAAACATTTTAAGAGTAAACCGACACATGCTCATCATATTCTTACACTAGGTAACTTGACAGAGAAACATTCACACTCcaaataaaaactataactaGGAACCTATATGTTGTTACTGATAACAAACTACTGTTTGGCTGCCAAATTCTCAGCTTGTGGGCCACACCTACTGAAAACATATAATACTGTGCACCATTGTGCAAGACTTTTGGTTTGAGACTTGTGGTTTGTTCTGTTAGAAATAACGTATTGCAAGATCAGCACTTGATACTAGGATATGTTCTGTAAAGCCATCCTGTTTTCAAAGCCAACAGCTACAGGCGGTAATGAAGTTTAACCAcagttttgtttttcagcaggtCAACTTCCATTTCAGAGCTCTGCAGCTGAGGCTAAGACAGTCTATGCTGTGGTTTCAGATTAGTTTACATCTGGGGTCCCAGTGTTTTCAACAGACTCACAACAGGAAGAGACCAAAAAGACCAAATTCAAAATGTACCTTTAGAAAATACTACTGTACctattaatgttacaaaataaaatctGTTGAGAACCACCGTACTAAgagtatttaaatgtttaaagattaAAGAGCTTTAAAGAAAGTTGTAGAAATAAGTTGTTACTTTGGCACTCACACATTTGATTACATCAGTAGAATATAATTTAGTCTCCTGGAGTCTGGTTTGTTTGGGTCAGAGCATAGCGAATGAAAGGATTTCTTACATAAACCAAAGAAATGCATGGAAAGACAAATGTGGGAAAATAGTTTAGAAAAGTTTATGTAAGTGCTCTTGAAAGATGACATCCTGGAGTGATGAAAGATctgtctccaaaaaaaaaaaaacagtaaaagtgAGAAGAACCGAGCTCAATTATATACCACAGAGAGAAATTAGACTTAACTGCATCTCTAGCTTGATGTAAAATTTTAGAACTTTAGGTATTATTAAACTAATGACTTAATGTTTAAAGATCTTGTAATCAAAaccaaatagatttttttacattttgaagaaaaAGTGAGGCACGTCTCATTGTAAAAATTGGCACTACGATGCATGGGTGTGGGTTATTTTCAGCACAACGGTAAGCAGTTTCTAAGGTGGTCTGTTGTGCTAATACATGTTACTTAGTGCATGTGCTCTAACCTACTGAGCCTGGCAATAGGAGCGCAGACCTGGCTTGTAACATTTCCCAATCCTGTTTCTTTCTCATCACCCCTAAGTTTCCTGTTCTCCActattttatgaataatgcaaaaatgcaaaacaacaacaacaaagatgtTCTGGCAGAAGGAGAACTTTAGTTTTGTCTTTTTAATTCATTGCTCTTATAACCAATTTGAGAACCACAGGGGCAACCTTTGATAGGTTCAATGACCACAGACAATTATTCAGTCCATTGGCAAACCTTATAATGGTGACTTGCCAACATCTCACACTATTTGGAAGCACTTTTTTGTTCCTCCTCTAATCAGCCAAGAGGAATGCATCACTTAACTTCTCACCAGCTCTTGAAAGAGCCAGGCAGGCAATATTTTTTATCTTCCATGCACAGCCCTCACCTAAGATATGCCAGCATGCTTTGGGAAGACTCGCATGCGTGCATGTTTCAGGAGTCACCCCCTCAGCCTAATCCTCTCCAATATCATTCAATCagtagtttttaattaaagggaAGCAGACATTAATGAGGGATCGCTCCTCTGCCAGCCTTGTCCTTTTTATTTCCCCCATCTGTGAGAAACTGCATCACCTTTCAGATTCCAAATCCTGTAATCCTATGAGGAATTTGCGGTCTCCCCTGGCCAACAGGATACAGTCTCCGCTGTTGAATGCCACGTCTCCAGGCCACCCTTTAATTTGCCTAAATGGCATTGTAACCCCCCCCACCAGTCTCCAAAATAATATCTGAGGGATTTGGCGTAACCTCGGTACTGAGGATGTCAAAGCTTTTCTACAAACTCACTGAGAAACTCAATATCTGTCTAAGAGAGCGACAGGAAAGAGCTTTCTTAAAACACGGAACGGTCATCTTTATTGTTTGCCTGTCATATTCCATTCCTTTTACCAGAATATCTTGTTATTTGTAATGTGACATGAATGAGACATGTAAACAGAGTTCCCTTTTAAATAACAAGTGTCAAACATACAATTCAAATGAATTACAATCAGAAGAAAGGAATGAAGCTGGAGACAGTGCGCGGCAGGTTTACATTACAAATATGCCACTGCTTGGTGTAAATACACCACAGCATATTGTATCAATGTGTTGACGGTGAGTCCCTcaccaaataataaaaatctcTGCGGTCATAAATGACTTATGAGCCCTCTAATGAGCACTTCCTATCTGTTGTAAACAGAGCAGAAGTTCTGGCAGGGCCAATGGGCAGTCTGGCACAGTAGGCATCAAATCCTGGCGGACAGCATTGCACTCAAAGCCCAGAACTGCAGGAGACGAGTCAGTCTCTGAACAGATAAACAgacagggaggaggcagctgagaTTACAGAATCCCTTGCAAGATAATAAGATAGGTTTGGCATTCTCACAGTGCCCTTGATACCCTCTTTTTCCCTTCCATTTTTTGCTAGCTCCTGTTGTTCTCTTAATTTTTTACCCCTCCATCACTGCCATGGTAATTGGCCAGCCAAAACCCTCATTGGCCTCTTGTGTGTTTGGTAACCATGGGATACTGTAAGTCAGAGCCACCGAAAATAGACAGAAACACAGCAGGCCAAACATGCAACTTTGACTGACTGATACCCGGCCAAACTCGTTCTACCCTCCACTAAATCCTGCCTGTCCTAGTGCAAGAGCTCACTTTATGCCTTTCAGACTGACAGATGAGCAGTCCACGAGTCTGATGCAGGATCAACACAGCTTGGCATGACTCTGGAAGTTCAGACACTTCCAAACGCTGACAAACGATGCAATAACACTCAAACAGCTTGTAGATGCAGAGCTGCTAATGCAATATTGTGAGGGGTCATTTCTTTCGTTCATGTCATCCCTGCAATCCCAAAAGCTTGTATGGTTCGATTAACATGACAGCAGGTCACCTTTGTTTTCTGACCAAATGGCAGTGTGATAGCCACAGGGCTAACTGGTCAAATTACAGCCTTTGTAACAGGTCTCAGTAACACTTTCTGAATTGGTTAGTGAAAGCCAGCTCTGACTTGTTAGAAGGCCCTCATGTGGAGGTGGCCTTGGGTAATGTGACACCCGGTTGAGGACAACACACCCCTAGATAGAGAGTCAAACACATGACCTGGAAAATCTAGCTCTATTTATAACACTTGAGGCAACTTTAAATCCATCCTCGGACAGTCAAAAGGTTGACCAAGTTCAATCAAGTAGGAACATCAATAGAGTGGAAATGTCTGATAATCCTAGATTTTGAAAACATGTACTTAAATgcttgtcacaaaaaaaaaaaacaaaaaaaaaaaaaaacattgttatcaGGAGTGttttcataaacataaaaacatcacaattgtaATAACAATTTTAATGAAGTCTCATGATATATCAACAAATCCAATATTATAACATAACACACTTTATACAAGCAGCCTATATCAAGTTACAGTGGCTTTTTCTTCACTATCTCCATATGGGCACATATTGCTTCCACTTGAAATATAATTTGCTGAGGCTTGAATTTGTTAAAGATATATAATAACATGCATATTACTGGGGCTTAGCCTAAGTGTAACATGAACattaatgtcaaataaatgttaGTAGCATGCAATGCATTCAACTTCCATAATGATTCATATTTCCCTTAAAAAATTCCTAAAGGACACAAATGTTGATTGTCAAATATGGTCATAAAAACTTGAAGCTTGGTAGTACAGATTTATGTTTCATTAAGGTCACATTTTAAAGAAGATCCTTGTCAGATTATCATAGTTAGAGGTTTTAGTTTATGAAAAAGATTTATGAGCACAATTATACataagatttatattatattaaacatgCTGAATTCATAAATTGCTAGAAAAATCAAAGCTCTAAATTTAAATATGTTGTGTTACAAATTTGAGGTTATCttaaaagatttcttttttttttatcagcagtGGTATTTGTGATTCGCAGTACAGTGTAATTTTTCTTTCTCACTTATTACAGGTGCACACACAATTTTTTAGTACAGACATACAAACCACAGTCTGACatccatacaaacacacaattaCAGCTGCATTAATCAACCAATCCATAATAAAGCAAAAGCAGAAAACAGGAAAAATctagtttttactttatttctataCCTGAAAGCTGTTAAACCTACCtaaaaagcactgtttatttaatATGCATCATTGTTCAGTTGTATTTATGTAGGCCTGCTGAATGTTACAGTAAATGGATCCAATCCATGTTCATTAAAAATTATTCGAtgatgcagcaaaaaaaaaaaactgctagtATAATTGAATGCAGGTGTTTCTGAACTTTTCTGATTTAAAACATGATCAAAATACTATCTATTTTGATGCTAAAATTTCAAATAAGAGAGGAAGTGACAAATATTGGTATTGGAATCGGCCAATAAATGTTTGTTAAAATtggtatcacaaaaaaaaaaaaaactctaatgtacagtatgtgtgtgtgtatgtgtatatataaaataaaaaatatatatataaaaaaaaaaaactgaaaaagactaaaaaggtgtttttatacaacatacatacatatatatatatatatatatatatatatatatatatatatatttattagagcCCACAATGTCTGTGATGTCACCAGAACAGTAGTTTGAAAGTAAGTGCAAGTTATTTGATTTTGAATAAAGACTATTTATGAGTTCATAAATCATTCACACACAGTTCAGGAACatgcattcaaaaataaatagGCTCAGTtaattcatgttgactttaaggtcGCACGGTACAATTAAGATACAGTCAGGGCTATAATACATTAATTTCACTGTACATAACATTTGAAAATAAGCAAACATAAGGCTCAACTGCTGATTTACTGCtttctgaaaaaatatgaaaCTTCAGCAACATTTAATTCAACTTCCGATGCTTCTCGTTAGCAGGTGAGGAATGGTTTACGTTTAACTTTTGGTTAACGCCAACATCATTTTTGGCTAAAATATCAGAATTAGCATGACAATTAGCTATTTGACAAAAGAACCAATTAGCAGCCATTTCAATTTCGCACTCTCTCAGTCTAATGCTTTCAGTGATTAATTAGATTGATTGGAGGAGAGGGTCAAACACAAACGaacccttctctctcaatggCTACACTGCAGTACTCTCTCATCTCTACCTCCGTAATCACCGCAATTGGCTTTAAGTTCCAGTCACGCTGTGTGTTTGTTGGTGTGGGGAATATTTAATTATGGGCAGTCCCACCAGGCCCTCTGAACTCATCCGCCCTGCTTGAACTGACTGATTAACAGACCATAGGCAGCAACAGCAGAGCGATCAATCTGCCGTTAACGTATAAGAGATAAAACTGCCAGCGTTGCTGGATAGATAATAAAAGAAAGTATCTCAACTACCCTCCTCCCCGAGCATGTCTATGGGTTGCCACGATAGCAACGATCTGTATTTTTCACTTGTCACAATATGTGCAAGTCCCTCCATCTTCGAAGAAGTCCCATCTGGATTATGGCTGTTCACGGGCAAAGAACGAGAGGAAAAGATGGGCTCATTCTGAGGCCCATTATGAAACGTCTACGGATATGTAAAGCTCCCTAACAATGCATCTGGCGCAAAGTAAACCACGCCTGGTTTGTAGCAGAGATGCCACATGAATACGTGAATGGATAATGAAACATTTGTGCCAGTTCAGAGGCTGAATAGGGGATAATAGGATGAAGCAGCATTCTGGTGCCATCCTTCCATGAACCAGATGCCAACAACTGAAGACACTCAGATTCTAGAAACATCTGTCATTTAATGGTTGCTTTCGAAGCCAATCCACACTTAACAGCAGTTTAAGTGATAATAAGAAGTCCACTGAGTGTTGTCCTACTGGTTTATGGCCAAGGTGTGGAGAGGGCCAGAGTCACAATGACTAATAGACTCACAATACACAGACGTTTACCAATGGATTTATTAAGTAGCAGAGTGTGCTGGCTCGAAAGTTCTGACTGCTCTATTGCGCAACGTCTTCCATCACCTGCAAAAATGTGCAGATTCACTGGTCCTACAGAAACTgttcatttaaattcaaaatatttagagTCAGAAATCGGTTTTtagtcctttaaaaaaaatgaagcaatATAGTGTGAGCAGGGCGTCAGTAAAATGAAGTATCATCCAC
Above is a window of Carassius carassius chromosome 4, fCarCar2.1, whole genome shotgun sequence DNA encoding:
- the LOC132138334 gene encoding SET-binding protein-like; the encoded protein is MEQRDLTRTAQPKGNEEFFSTVTTINRADLSEVGLLASPIKSLPLPGEQQDHEEDEDLGLGKEIDVTSNADSERWGQGDGLEEQEFSIKEASFSEGSLKLKIQTTKRAKKPPKNLENYICPPEIRITIKQPGDQKTGKHARSVRGGKEEDKGPPRKRTYERPYKRMDKTDNVMMDNMKPKHESKSRNICHLDWTKLLDTDENAVSQEQDGTEPESKRESACTNKSPLSEPNTHAMSSPSTDSLALSPVDAVMSPPADSTMFSFSKDRGLQEVTEQVFGNIKRKYGRKDPMKASTTHNLGLQWDKKMDRNTENQDNAKEKQPYNTDKSEFEKEESEKSSSKLDDDNKTTSSCGTHHADESKSKKRRNKKVGDDNNLSDAQTTQQAEKIDKTHKGSTKPKMTKKIEFSAPKQFGVKLQEIEEERAETLNDDVEMFQNRPRKTPAGRQRSVIDADKQTEGRQSKVKERWSYLKSQKSSLHKDLNQSLSIEEPPSAFPITPSSPLYTNTNSLTVITPVKKKRGRPKKQPLLTVETIHEGTATSPVSPIAQDSSSTLKRRKKHNLSKLVQLAFNKSPPAQQLKLKKSGQEGVLKKRAPKKMKLVKMQNILNELLTTSSPGNLALKSSVPVSNAMSTVASTIEARFGKQINVSKRGTIYIGKKRGRKPRINLHTQQNEHKASDKHSLPISSPFENPLVPSNMSSTTGMPSPRVMPSLSSPSAAGGTSHPGPMDTSQHDLKTMPNLQPISALPTKTYKGLLSSNWKLSPPRLMANSPSHLSEVASVKEVTLSPVSESHSEETIPSDSGIGTDNNSTSDQTEKGPACRRRYSFDLCSFDAAETAVLEAKSKAVRGHFQKHMTGVAVENFFAQESLKKQKHRRKRKALQSRDDLQFMADLEELVSKFQLFRISHRSYKFYHENSYPSIFRLNFDQYYPMPYYPYDPVHYLRRSSDKSKRRRGRPAKSNEPISKMPFIQGFGCPVPGGNYYAPYAMPYTSMPLATSMVNMGYYGQYPSPLYLSHALGPSASPLMRPSVPPPKFHPGTSSSLAAPSRHRAKNMPHEMPSSRMNDSHHPSSSCLGNVCLHKRKHKYKHKEDQYIPQREDLGGLFSGTQSPAFLNLLNERLDKNSLSKLKDKQRGKQVTDALPETSRNYFEVDTLSSLSLSDSQLCKRTRGETLNNFLNICTRQPHEHLRVSQDQSLDSFKGQHLGDDDSSIHIRRHSLEDFAAFREGSMATFQGGREERAEQMYQCSNTAVSDPSSHKRRHKCKEVEEIQCDVQKMCTFSKILTTKKNLDHVNKILKVKRLQRQAKTGNNMVKRRRGRPRKQPLSFEEGLLGQMPVLEKCMDLPGKKNLHTGLVPAHLEFSNHDSITDAIESVVHMARSQTNWHKVQPELQIEHPNRKGRGHKREEATLTSQ